The Paenibacillus sp. FSL R7-0204 genome includes a region encoding these proteins:
- a CDS encoding DUF1177 domain-containing protein, with product MALQQTITVLNALDSAYVNGKQVKQLFAEYPAVKVEVQKVEGEKGSTEFVKITIPGSEGKLGGGSAPTFGIVGRLGGIGARPSRIGLVSDADGAVAAIASALKLADMQTKGDVLPGDVLVTTHICPDAPTLPHEPVDFMDSPVDILQMNEHEVLPEMEAVLSIDTTKGNRVVNHKGIAISPTVKEGYILRVSEDLLRIKEMTTGQYPVTFPVTTQDITPYGNGLYHINSILQPAVATSAPVVGLAITAQSMVPGCGTGASHEVDIAQAVRFAIETAKEVTQGTCSFYNEAEFAKITELYGSMSVLQTLGKPAVTSQ from the coding sequence ATGGCACTTCAGCAAACGATTACAGTCTTGAACGCACTGGACAGCGCTTATGTTAACGGTAAGCAGGTCAAGCAGTTGTTCGCAGAATATCCTGCGGTTAAGGTTGAGGTTCAGAAGGTGGAAGGGGAAAAGGGCAGCACAGAATTCGTCAAAATCACGATCCCGGGCAGCGAAGGCAAGCTTGGCGGCGGATCTGCTCCAACGTTCGGCATTGTCGGCAGACTGGGTGGGATCGGGGCGCGCCCGAGCCGGATTGGCCTGGTCTCTGATGCAGACGGTGCGGTAGCGGCGATTGCTTCTGCGCTGAAGCTGGCAGACATGCAGACCAAAGGGGATGTGCTGCCGGGGGATGTGCTGGTTACCACCCATATTTGCCCGGATGCTCCAACCCTGCCGCACGAGCCGGTGGATTTCATGGATTCTCCTGTAGATATTCTGCAGATGAATGAGCATGAAGTGCTGCCGGAGATGGAAGCGGTTCTATCCATTGATACGACCAAAGGCAACCGTGTGGTTAACCACAAAGGGATCGCCATCTCACCGACGGTCAAAGAAGGCTATATTCTGCGGGTCAGCGAAGATTTGCTACGGATCAAGGAAATGACGACCGGGCAGTACCCGGTTACTTTTCCTGTGACGACTCAGGATATTACCCCTTACGGCAACGGGCTGTATCATATCAATTCCATTCTTCAGCCTGCGGTAGCTACCTCTGCTCCGGTGGTGGGCCTCGCGATTACTGCCCAGTCTATGGTGCCGGGCTGCGGGACTGGTGCCAGTCATGAGGTGGATATTGCCCAGGCGGTGCGTTTTGCTATCGAGACGGCCAAGGAAGTAACGCAGGGGACATGTTCTTTCTACAACGAAGCAGAGTTTGCCAAAATTACTGAGCTGTACGGCTCCATGAGCGTGCTGCAGACGCTGGGCAAACCGGCAGTCACCTCTCAATAA
- a CDS encoding AroM family protein — protein MKNIGLITIGQAPRQDVAPIIEKYLKSKAGLVQSGVLDGFTAEQVREFYSPGPGEYVLTTRMADGSAAVISRERIQTVLQGKIDAMEAAGIRTILLACTGVFPGLHTSAAHLIEPDRIIPPVVQAMLDGRRLGLIGPLPEQEDAMIEKFAGAGARLPFAAASPYTGTEADFRAAAERLSGHADVLVLDCMGYVEQHRQWAASAGVPAVLSNALMGKLVAEMV, from the coding sequence ATGAAGAATATCGGGCTGATTACGATTGGGCAAGCACCCAGGCAGGATGTCGCGCCCATCATTGAGAAATATCTGAAAAGCAAGGCGGGACTGGTTCAGTCCGGGGTGTTGGACGGGTTCACGGCTGAACAGGTGCGTGAATTCTACAGTCCAGGGCCGGGAGAGTATGTGCTGACCACCCGCATGGCGGACGGGTCCGCTGCGGTAATCTCCCGCGAGCGGATACAGACCGTTCTGCAAGGGAAGATTGATGCTATGGAAGCCGCTGGGATTCGGACGATCCTGCTGGCGTGTACGGGAGTTTTTCCGGGACTGCATACGTCTGCTGCCCATCTGATTGAGCCGGACCGGATCATTCCTCCGGTCGTGCAGGCGATGCTGGACGGGCGTCGTCTGGGACTGATTGGCCCTTTGCCGGAGCAGGAGGACGCAATGATTGAGAAATTCGCTGGCGCCGGAGCCAGGTTGCCGTTCGCTGCGGCTTCACCTTATACGGGTACGGAAGCGGATTTTCGCGCCGCAGCAGAGCGTCTGAGCGGTCATGCGGATGTGTTAGTGCTTGACTGTATGGGATATGTGGAGCAGCATAGACAGTGGGCGGCCTCCGCAGGAGTGCCCGCCGTGCTGTCCAATGCCCTGATGGGCAAGCTGGTCGCAGAAATGGTGTAA
- a CDS encoding aminopeptidase: MSEARIGISMNVLKDCLGLAGGELLAVVADDDKRDLAESVYEAGKRLGAESMLLVMQPRSRSGEEPPAPVAEAMAKADVAVCITTHSMTHTAARKQAAAAGTRVATMPGITDDMFSHGAITADYGQVKALTEQVAALLSAGSRVRVEKEGMVLSFSIDGRDGILSTGLYLNPGESGNLPSGEAYIAPLEGTATGQIKVDGSVAGIGALNGPMVLTVEDGRLIHAGGEHGGKLLDMLGDGDGRLLGEFGIGTNNKARITGVVLEDEKVYGTIHVAFGSNNTFGGVVAAGVHIDAVVMKPDVYIDDKLIMQAGELL; encoded by the coding sequence ATGAGTGAAGCAAGAATCGGAATTAGCATGAATGTTCTTAAGGATTGTCTCGGGCTTGCCGGCGGAGAACTGCTGGCCGTAGTAGCCGACGATGATAAGCGTGATCTGGCCGAGTCGGTCTATGAGGCGGGCAAAAGGCTGGGAGCGGAATCAATGCTGCTGGTCATGCAGCCGCGAAGCAGATCGGGGGAGGAGCCTCCGGCTCCAGTTGCCGAAGCTATGGCTAAGGCGGATGTGGCCGTATGCATCACGACACATTCGATGACACATACGGCGGCGCGCAAGCAGGCAGCCGCGGCAGGAACCCGGGTAGCTACCATGCCGGGGATCACCGATGATATGTTCAGCCACGGCGCGATCACTGCGGATTATGGGCAGGTGAAGGCGCTGACCGAGCAGGTCGCTGCGCTGTTGTCTGCGGGCAGCCGGGTGCGTGTGGAGAAGGAAGGGATGGTTCTTAGTTTCTCTATTGACGGCCGGGATGGCATTCTCAGCACCGGGCTATACCTCAATCCGGGCGAATCAGGCAATCTGCCCTCAGGTGAAGCTTATATTGCACCCCTGGAAGGCACGGCTACCGGCCAGATTAAGGTGGACGGCTCGGTTGCAGGGATCGGTGCCTTGAACGGCCCGATGGTGCTGACCGTGGAAGATGGACGGCTGATCCATGCCGGCGGGGAGCATGGCGGCAAGCTGCTGGACATGCTTGGCGATGGCGATGGCCGGCTGCTGGGCGAATTCGGCATCGGGACCAATAACAAGGCCCGGATTACAGGCGTGGTGCTGGAAGATGAGAAGGTGTACGGGACGATCCATGTTGCTTTTGGCAGCAATAATACGTTTGGCGGGGTCGTTGCGGCTGGCGTGCATATTGATGCTGTGGTCATGAAGCCGGATGTGTATATCGACGACAAGCTGATTATGCAGGCTGGGGAGCTGCTGTAA
- a CDS encoding aspartate/glutamate racemase family protein, which produces MLGIIRVITLQENSAIQLHGDLIEWRYGLPVMSRCIPDQPRGVYDAQTEAESIPKIIRLAGELEQQGCTAIGISCAADPALLEARAVVNVPVLGAGSCAAHMAMAYSNRVGVLTILEEVPPLIRSILGDAYVGMDRPDGVTTTLDLNTPAGRTGALAGAARLVERGAEALVLACTGFATIGLAAELEEQLGIRAFDPILCLGAAAAASASGEGAVHRM; this is translated from the coding sequence ATGCTTGGAATCATACGTGTCATTACATTGCAGGAGAACTCTGCAATCCAGTTACATGGAGATTTAATTGAGTGGCGGTATGGTCTGCCGGTGATGAGCCGCTGCATCCCGGATCAGCCCCGGGGTGTGTATGATGCGCAGACTGAGGCGGAATCCATTCCGAAGATTATAAGGCTTGCCGGGGAACTGGAGCAGCAGGGATGCACGGCTATCGGCATCAGCTGTGCAGCCGATCCGGCACTCTTGGAAGCCAGAGCAGTGGTGAATGTTCCTGTGCTGGGAGCGGGCTCCTGCGCGGCCCATATGGCTATGGCTTACAGCAACCGGGTGGGGGTGCTGACGATTCTGGAAGAGGTGCCGCCGCTTATCCGCAGCATTCTCGGCGATGCCTACGTTGGCATGGACCGCCCCGACGGCGTGACAACCACGCTGGATCTGAACACACCCGCCGGACGGACAGGCGCGCTGGCGGGTGCCGCCCGGCTCGTGGAGCGCGGCGCCGAAGCCCTTGTGCTGGCGTGCACAGGCTTCGCCACCATCGGCTTGGCAGCGGAGCTGGAAGAACAGCTCGGCATTCGGGCGTTCGATCCCATACTCTGCCTTGGTGCCGCTGCTGCTGCGTCAGCCTCTGGTGAGGGAGCTGTGCATCGCATGTAG